In the genome of Rhodanobacter soli, the window GCCGGTCATGCGTCGCGCAACCTGCCCGGCAGGCGTGCGCCGGCACGGCCTGTCGCGATCATCCATCCGGAAGGAAACTGCCCCCTTGCCTTCACCTGCGTCCTGCCCCCGACAGCGCGTAGCGGGCCAAACACCGCTGCGTGGCGGGATCATACCGGCAATCGGCGGCGGCCAGATGAACCGGCAGGCATGGCTTATCATGCCCGGATGCCCCGTCCTGTCTCGCCATCCACCCCCGGCCTGTTCGCCGAACCCGACGCGCTCAAGCCGCTGGCCGAACGCATGCGCCCGCGCAGCCTCGATGAAATCGTCGGCCAGCAGCGCCTGGTCGGTCCGGACAAGGCGCTGCGCCGCGCGCTGGAGGCCGGCAAGATCCATTCGATGGTGCTGTGGGGTCCGCCCGGCTGCGGCAAGACCACGCTGGCTCTGCTGGTGGCGCGCTATGCGGACGCGGATTTCCGCGCGATTTCGGCAGTGCTATCCGGCTTGCCGGACGTGCGCAAGGCGCTGGCCGAGGCCGAGGTGAACTTCGCCCAGGGCCGGCGCACCGTGCTGTTCGTCGACGAGGTGCACCGCTTCAACAAGACCCAGCAGGATGCCTTCCTGCCGCACATCGAGCGCGGCGTGATCATCTTCATCGGCGCCACCACCGAGAACCCCTCGTTCGAGCTGAACTCCGCGCTGCTGTCGCGCTGCCGCGTGCACGTGCTGGAACCGGTTTCCACCGACGACATCATTGCCGCATTGAAACGCGCGCTGGTGGATACCGAGCGCGGCCTTGGCGAGTTGCAACTGCAGGTTGCCGACGAATCGCTGGATTCGATCGCCCAGGCCGCCGACGGCGACGTGCGCCGCGCGCTGACCCTGCTTGAAATCGCCGCCGAGCTGGCCGAAGACAGGCGTATCGACGAAACCACGCTGACCCAGGTGCTGGCCGACCGCACGCGCCGCTTCGACAAGCAGGGCGAGCAGTTCTACGACCAGATCTCGGCGCTGCACAAGTCGGTGCGCTCGTCCGATCCCGATGCGGCGGTGTACTGGCTGTGCCGCATGCTCGACGGCGGCGTCGATCCGCTGTACCTGGCCCGGCGTATGACGCGCATGGCGGTGGAAGACGTCGGCCTGGCCGAGCCGCGGGCCTGGCGCATGGCGCTGGACGCGTGGGATACCTACGAGCGCCTGGGCAGCCCCGAAGGCGAGCTGGGCCTGGCCCAACTGGCGATCTGGCTGGCGATTTCGCCCAAGAGCAACGCTGCCTACATGGCCTACAACAAGGCCCGCGACGCGGTGCGCAGCGGCGGCACGCTGGAAGTGCCGATGCACCTGCGCAACGCGCCGACGAAATTGATGAAA includes:
- a CDS encoding replication-associated recombination protein A, which gives rise to MPRPVSPSTPGLFAEPDALKPLAERMRPRSLDEIVGQQRLVGPDKALRRALEAGKIHSMVLWGPPGCGKTTLALLVARYADADFRAISAVLSGLPDVRKALAEAEVNFAQGRRTVLFVDEVHRFNKTQQDAFLPHIERGVIIFIGATTENPSFELNSALLSRCRVHVLEPVSTDDIIAALKRALVDTERGLGELQLQVADESLDSIAQAADGDVRRALTLLEIAAELAEDRRIDETTLTQVLADRTRRFDKQGEQFYDQISALHKSVRSSDPDAAVYWLCRMLDGGVDPLYLARRMTRMAVEDVGLAEPRAWRMALDAWDTYERLGSPEGELGLAQLAIWLAISPKSNAAYMAYNKARDAVRSGGTLEVPMHLRNAPTKLMKGLGYGKGYQYDHDAEGGVALDQQCLPDALAGSVFYEPVERGLELQLREKLLALRAARAKARGK